One Elaeis guineensis isolate ETL-2024a chromosome 10, EG11, whole genome shotgun sequence genomic window carries:
- the LOC105053403 gene encoding protein argonaute 10: MPIRQMKESSEQHLVIKAQANAPMNPVPKVLKTSQNGKSPPHQEPTQDAKLPSQNPAPAKNSRRRRGRGVQKAGQCDTSSGVKPPTTYQLPSGSSENASHLGGREMGFPSSSRSLRFPPRPGLGQAGTRCMVKANHFFAELPDKDLIHYDVTITPEVASKNVNRNIIAELVKLYRESDLGMRLPAYDGRKSLYTAGELPFSYREFNIKLVDEEDGINGPKREREYKVAIKFVARANLHHLGQFLVGKCADAPQEALQVLDIVLRELSSKRYYPVGRSFFSPEIKTPQRLGDGLESWRGFYQSIRPTQMGLSLNIDMSSAAFIEPLPVIEFVAQLLGKDALSRPFSDSDHVKIKKALRGVKVEVTHRGHVRRKYRISGLTSQPTRELMFPVDDQCMKSVVDYFQEMYEFTIQYTHLPCLKVGNQKKANYLPMEACKILGGQRYTKRLNEKQITALLKVTCQRPKDRENDILQTVQHNAYNQDLYAKEFGIKISEKLASVEARVLPAPWLKYHDTGKEKNCLPQVGQWNMMNKKMINGSKVTRWACINFSRIVQESVARSFCNELAQMCQVSGMEFNPEPVIPIYSARPEHVEKALKHVYHASSKLKGKELELLLAILPDNNGSLYGDLKRICETDLGLISQCCLTKHVFKISKQYLANVSLKINVKMGGRNTVLVDAVSWRIPLVSDIPTIIFGADVTHPENGEDSSPSIAAVVASQDWPEITKYAGLVCAQAHRQELIQDLYKTWHDPVRGTVSGGMIRDLLISFRKATGQKPLRIIFYRDGVSEGQFYQVLLYELDAIRKACASLEPNYQPPVTFVVVQKRHHTRLFANNHKDRASTDRSGNILPGTVVDSKICHPTEFDFYLCSHAGIQGTSRPAHYHVLWDENNFTADGLQSLTNNLCYTYARCTRSVSVVPPAYYAHLAAFRARFYVEPHSQENDTASNGVQATCAAGESAVRPLPALKENVKRVMFYC, encoded by the exons ATGCCTATAAGACAGATGAAGGAGAGCTCAGAACAACACCTTGTGATCAAGGCCCAAGCTAACGCCCCCATGAACCCAGTTCCGAAAGTTCTTAAAACCTCACAGAATGGCAAAAGCCCACCACATCAGGAACCAACACAGGATGCAAAACTGCCGAGCCAGAACCCAGCTCCTGCCAAGAATAGTAGAAGAAGACGAGGTCGAGGGGTGCAGAAGGCCGGGCAATGTGACACCTCCTCCGGCGTGAAGCCGCCAACCACGTACCAGCTTCCGAGTGGGAGTTCGGAGAATGCAAGTCATCTGGGTGGCAGAGAGATGGGTTTTCCTTCCTCAAGTAGATCTCTGAGGTTTCCTCCAAGGCCTGGGCTTGGTCAAGCAGGGACTAGATGTATGGTAAAAGCTAACCATTTTTTTGCCGAGCTACCAGACAAGGATTTAATCCACTATGAT GTGACCATAACACCAGAGGTGGCATCCAAAAATGTCAACAGAAATATCATCGCAGAACTCGTGAAACTGTACAGGGAATCTGATCTTGGGATGAGGTTGCCTGCCTATGATGGCAGGAAGAGTTTGTATACAGCTGGAGAGCTCCCTTTCTCTTACAGGGAGTTTAACATCAAGCTTGTGGATGAAGAAGATGGAATTAATGGCCCCAA AAGGGAGAGAGAATATAAAGTGGCAATTAAGTTTGTTGCCAGAGCAAATTTGCACCACCTGGGTCAATTTTTGGTAGGCAAATGTGCAGATGCTCCACAAGAAGCTCTTCAGGTTCTGGACATTGTTTTGAGGGAACTTTCAAGTAAAAG GTACTATCCTGTTGGaagatctttcttttctcctGAGATTAAGACACCACAGAGGCTTGGTGATGGTTTGGAATCATGGCGTGGGTTTTACCAGAGTATAAGGCCTACACAGATGGGTTTGTCCCTAAATATTG ACATGTCTTCAGCAGCGTTTATCGAGCCTTTGCCTGTAATTGAGTTTGTCGCTCAGCTTCTGGGAAAGGATGCATTATCGAGGCCATTTTCTGATTCTGATCATGTTAAG ATTAAGAAAGCACTTCGAGGAGTCAAAGTTGAAGTAACTCATAGAGGACATGTGCGACGGAAGTACCGGATATCTGGGCTAACATCACAACCTACTAGAGAACTCAT GTTTCCAGTTGATGACCAGTGCATGAAGTCAGTTGTTGATTACTTCCAGGAGATGTATGAATTCACCATCCAATATACCCATCTTCCTTGCCTTAAAGTGGGAAATCAGAAAAAGGCTAACTATTTACCAATGGAG GCTTGTAAGATTTTGGGAGGACAAAGGTATACCAAAAGGCTGAACGAAAAGCAGATCACTGCGCTGCTGAAAGTTACATGCCAAAGGCCAAAGGATCGGGAGAATGACATTTTGCAG ACAGTTCAACATAATGCCTATAATCAAGATCTGTATGCAAAGGAGTTTGGAATCAAAATCAGTGAGAAGCTAGCATCTGTTGAGGCTAGAGTTCTTCCTGCACCTTGG TTGAAATATCATGATACCGGGAAGGAAAAAAATTGCTTGCCTCAAGTTGGACAGTGGAATATGATGAACAAG AAAATGATAAATGGAAGCAAGGTAACTCGGTGGGCATGCATCAACTTTTCTCGTATTGTCCAAGAGAGTGTAGCACGCAGTTTTTGCAATGAACTGGCTCAGATGTGTCAAGTCTCAGGCATG GAATTCAATCCTGAACCTGTAATTCCAATATATTCAGCCAGGCCTGAACATGTTGAGAAGGCTCTGAAGCATGTCTATCATGCATCAAGCAAACTCAAAGGGAAGGAATTGGAATTACTATTAGCTATTTTGCCTGACAACAATGGCTCTTTGTATG GGGATCTCAAGCGGATATGTGAGACAGATTTGGGGTTAATATCACAATGCTGTCTTACGAAGCATGTTTTCAAGATCAGCAAACAGTATCTTGCCAATGTCTCCCTGAAAATCAATGTGAAG ATGGGAGGAAGAAATACCGTTCTTGTGGATGCAGTGAGTTGGAGAATACCATTAGTCAGCGATATACCGACTATAATATTTGGAGCAGATGTGACACACCCAGAAAATGGAGAAGACTCCAGTCCTTCAATTGCTGCT GTCGTAGCTTCTCAAGACTGGCCTGAAATTACAAAGTACGCTGGCCTGGTTTGTGCTCAGGCTCACAGGCAAGAACTTATACAAGATTTATATAAGACGTGGCATGATCCTGTCCGGGGCACAGTTAGTGGAGGCATGATTCG GGATCTCTTAATATCCTTCAGGAAAGCTACCGGGCAAAAGCCACTGAGGATCATCTTTTACAG GGATGGTGTGAGTGAAGGgcaattttaccaagttctgctCTATGAACTAGATGCAATCCGGAAG GCCTGTGCCTCTCTTGAACCAAATTATCAACCACCAGTGACTTTTGTTGTGGTCCAGAAGAGGCATCACACAAGACTCTTTGCCAACAATCACAAGGATCGAGCTAGCACTGATAGGAGTGGAAATATTTTACCAG GCACTGTGGTTGATTCTAAAATCTGTCATCCAACAGAATTTGACTTCTATTTATGTAGCCATGCTGGAATCCAG GGAACAAGTAGACCAGCTCATTACCATGTTCTATGGGATGAAAACAATTTTACGGCAGATGGATTGCAGTCTCTAACAAACAATCTATGTTACAC ATATGCAAGGTGCACACGATCAGTCTCTGTTG TTCCTCCAGCGTACTATGCACACTTGGCAGCCTTCCGAGCTCGGTTCTATGTGGAACCGCATTCCCAGGAGAATGATACAGCAAGCAATGGTGTACAGGCCACATGTGCAGCTGGAGAGTCTGCAGTCAGGCCGCTGCCAGCACTCAAAGAAAATGTGAAGAGGGTGATGTTCTACTGTTAA